Proteins found in one Pogoniulus pusillus isolate bPogPus1 chromosome 36, bPogPus1.pri, whole genome shotgun sequence genomic segment:
- the INTS11 gene encoding integrator complex subunit 11, whose amino-acid sequence MPEIKVTPLGAGQDVGRSCILVSIAGKNVMLDCGMHMGYNDDRRFPDFSYITQNGRLTDFLDCVIISHFHLDHCGALPYFSEMVGYDGPIYMTHPTKAICPILLEDYRKITVDKKGEINFFTSQMIKDCMKKVVAVHLHQTVQVDEELEIKAYYAGHVLGAAMFQIKVGCESVVYTGDYNMTPDRHLGAAWIDKCRPDLLITESTYATTIRDSKRCRERDFLKKVHETVERGGKVLIPVFALGRAQELCILLETFWERMNLKAPIYFSTGLTEKANHYYKLFITWTNQKIRKTFVQRNMFEFKHIKAFDRAFADNPGPMVVFATPGMLHAGQSLQIFKKWAGNEKNMVIMPGYCVQGTVGHKILSGQRKLEMEGRQILEVKMQVEYMSFSAHADAKGIMQLIRQAEPRNVLLVHGEAKKMEFLKQKIEQEFHVSCYMPANGETTTIFTNPSIPVDIALGLLKRETALGLLPDVKKPQLMHGTLMMKDNSFRLVSPEQALKELGLAEHQLRFTCRVHIQDPRKEHETVLRVYNHLKGVLKDYSVQHLPDGSITVESILIQATAHSEDQGTKVLLVSWTYQDEELGSYLTALLKKGLPPSTS is encoded by the exons ATGCCGGAGATAAAAGTCACTCCTTTGG gagctgggcaggacgTGGGGCGCAGCTGCATCCTGGTGTCCATCGCCGGCAAGAATGTGATGCTGGACTGTGGGATGCACATGGGCTACAATGATGAT AGGCGTTTTCCTGACTTCTCCTACATCACTCAGAATGGGAGGCTGACTGACTTCCTGGACTGTGTCATTATCAG CCACTTCCACTTGGACCACTGTGGAGCCCTACCCTATTTCAGTGAAATGGTTGGTTATGATGGGCCCATTTACATGACACATCCCACCAAGGCCATCTGCCCCATCCTGCTGGAGGACTACAGGAAGATAACTGTGGATAAGAAAGGGGAGATCAACTTCTTCACTTCCCAAATGATTAAAGACTGCATGAAAAAAGTGGTTGCTGTGCATCTTCATCAGACAGTACAG GTGGATGAGGAGCTGGAGATCAAAGCTTATTATGCAGGCCACGTGCTGGGAGCTGCCATGTTCCAGATCAAGGTTGGCTGTGAGTCAGTTGTGTACACT GGTGATTACAACATGACCCCAGACAGACATTTAGG agctgcctggatcgACAAGTGCCGCCCAGACCTGCTGATCACGGAGTCCACCTACGCCACCACCATCAGGGACTCCAAacgctgcagagagagagacttcCTCAAGAAGGTTCATGAGACTGTGGAACGAGGAGGGAAG GTTCTCATCCCAGTTTTTGCCCTTGGCCGTGCCCAGGAGCTTTGCATCTTGTTGGAAACCTTCTG GGAAAGAATGAATTTGAAGGCTCCCATCTACTTCTCCACGGGGCTGACAGAGAAGGCAAACCACTACTACAAGCTCTTCATCACCTGGACTAACCAGAAGATCCGGAAGACCTTTGTGCAGAGGAACATGTTTGAGTTCAAGCACATCAAAGCCTTTGACAGGGCCTTTGCAGACAACCCAGGGCCTATG GTTGTGTTTGCAACCCCTGGTATGCTTCATGCAGGACAGTCCCTTCAAATCTTCAAGAAGTGGGCAGGGAATGAGAAGAACATG GTCATCATGCCTGGCTACTGCGTGCAGGGAACTGTAGGCCACAAGATCCTGAGCGGACAGCGCAAGCTGGAGATGGAAGGCAGACAAATT CTGGAAGTCAAGATGCAGGTGGAGTATATGTCCTTCAGTGCCCATGCAGATGCCAAGGGCATCATGCAGCTGATCCGCCAGGCTGAGCCCCGGAACGTTCTGCTGGTCCATGGGGAGGCCAAGAAGATGGAGTTTCTGAAGCAGAAAATAGAGCAGGAGTTTC ATGTCAGCTGCTACATGCCTGCCAATGGAGAGACCACAACCATCTTCACCAACCCCAGCATCCCAGTGGACATAGCCCTGGGGCTCCTGAAGAGAGAGACAGCACTAG GTCTCTTACCAGATGTCAAGAAGCCACAGCTGATGCATGGCACATTGATGATGAAGGATAAT AGCTTCAGGCTGGTGTCCCCTGAGCAGgccctgaaggagctgggcctgGCAGAGCATCAGCTGCGCTTCACCTGCCGCGTCCACATCCAGGACCCGCGCAAGGAGCACGAGACGGTGCTGCGCGTCTACAACCACCTCAAGGG GGTGCTGAAGGATTACTCTGTGCAGCATCTCCCTGATGGCTCCATAACAGTGGAGTCCATCCTCATCCAAGCCACAGCACACTCAGAGGATCAAGGAACCAAAGTTCTGCTTGTGTCCTGGACTTACCAG gatgaggagctgggcagctATCTCACAGCCCTCCTGAAAAAAGGACTTCCACCaagcacctcctga
- the CPTP gene encoding ceramide-1-phosphate transfer protein: MAAEEFSLREVLAAFQACVSERQEVLLGPYLCGWRGLIRFLHRLGAIFAFVSKDAVAKVQIMESYCGGERREQYVSLQAMVQYELAAGLVDLQKRSGRPDSGCRTVLRLHRALRWLQLFLEGLRTAREDSRTSVICTDSYNASLAAYHPWVIRKAATVAFCALPTRNAFLEIMNVGTPEEAVAMLGEALPYICNVYSITQELFAQHQLLDLP, encoded by the exons ATGGCGGCAGAGGAGTTCAGCCTGCGGGAGGTCCTCGCCGCGTTCCAGGCCTGCGTGTCGGAGcggcaggaggtgctgctgggccCCTACCTGTGCGGCTGGAGGGGACTCATCCG GTTCCTGCACCGCCTGGGAGCCATCTTCGCCTTCGTCTCCAAGGACGCCGTGGCCAAGGTGCAGATCATGGAGAGCTACTGCGGCGGCGAGAGGCGGGAGCAGTACGTCTCGCTGCAGGCCATGGTGCAGTACGAGCTGGCCGCCGGGCTGGTGGACTTGCAGAAGCGGAGCGGCCGCCCCGACTCCGGCTGCCGCACCGTGCTCCGCCTCCACAGGGCCCTgcgctggctgcagctcttcctGGAGGGGCTGAGGACGGCCCGGGAGGACTCTCGGACGTCTGTCATCTGCACGGACTCCTACAACGCATCCCTGGCCGCCTACCACCCCTGGGTTATTCGCAAGGCTGCCACGGTGGCCTTCTGTGCCTTGCCGACCCGAAACGCCTTCCTGGAGATCATGAACGTGGGCACGCCCGAGGAAGCCGTGGCCatgctgggtgaggccttgccCTACATCTGCAACGTCTACAGCATCACCCAGGAGCTCTTTGCCCAGCATCAGCTGCTTGACCTTCCTTGA
- the TAS1R3 gene encoding taste receptor type 1 member 3, with amino-acid sequence MVPALLLCLSLGCAAALKATCLSAQFRRPGDYIIGGLFPFGMDTINLTTRAEPSLVGCERLFLKGLIWALGMKFAIEEINNSTTLLPGVRLGYDMYDTCFEPLMALQPSLLFLTRRGTRAIGVHCNYTDYQPRVAAVIGPHRSDLCLATAKLFSFFLVPQVSYGGSSEQLSDTELYPSFYRTVPSDKNLVEAVVQLLHEFGWNWVASVASDDEYGREAQGQLSSTAADHNICIAFEGLIPTELAEPRAQTQLEDTITSINKTNVNVIILFAFDKAAQALLKHSIRMGLSKKVWIGTEAWMFSSTTASIPNIQSIGTVLGFIMKAGRVPGFHNYVAELFTSVQQEEFCQESREVAQLLGSDTLQMHCQPCDHVSLDDVWPTLRLSQIQPVHLAVYSVAHALHRALGCTHQACPTAPIRSWQLLHFMNTLPFQVNGQSFRFDESHGTNTGYRLIFWSWENSSLTYLPVGEYEGSFLDINSSLIRFHTADQKEPTSECFRQCKPGQYKELKGYHLCCYDCTDCPENTFWSREESPSCSSCQAQQWSPAGSTQCLQRSEHYLLWSEPLAVALLTLTAITAALTCLTALLFLKNLQTPLVRASGGKLSLFALLALALLCLSCCLYVGKPSTALCMAQQLLHALCLTACFSTFFVKSLEITLLTEFPRCAPSLLHWVTQRAWLLVALCLLAQCSLCLCYLHLGPDSLLVDYKSLPREVLLVCHTQSWGAFTLMHGYNACLALICFLGTFMVQTAGKKYNVARGITFAILIYFITCIFFVAFFATLKTALRSVTQICTILTTILGILGTYYIPKCYIILLKPDLNTEDYCQYPVRVEPAEDSANRQ; translated from the exons AtggtccctgccctgctgctgtgcctgagctTGGGCTGTGCAGCAGCCCTCAAAGCCACCTGCCTGTCAGCCCAGTTCAGGAGGCCAGGGGACTACATCATAGGAGGCTTATTCCCTTTTGGGATGGACACCATCAACCTGACAACACGAGCAGAGCCCAGCTTAGTGGGGTGTGAAAG GCTGTTCCTGAAGGGGCTGATATGGGCTCTGGGGATGAAGTTTGCCATCGAGGAGATCAACAACTCCACGACCCTGCTGCCAGGGGTCAGGCTGGGCTATGACATGTACGACACCTGCTTCGAGCCCCTGAtggccctgcagcccagcctgctctTCCTCACCCGCAGGGGCACCAGGGCCATCGGCGTGCACTGCAACTACACCGACTACCAGCCCCGCGTCGCCGCCGTCATCGGCCCCCACCGCTCAGACCtctgcctggccacagccaaaCTCTTCAGCTTCTTCCTGGTCCCTCAG GTGAGCTACGGAGGCAGCAGCGAGCAGCTCAGCGACACGGAGCTGTACCCATCCTTCTACCGCACCGTGCCCAGCGACAAGAACTTGGTGGAGGctgtggtgcagctgctgcacgAGTTTGGGTGGAACTGGGTTGCCAGCGTTGCAAGCGACGACGAATACGGGCGAGAagcccaggggcagctctccagcacagctgcggACCACAACATCTGCATCGCCTTCGAGGGGCTCATccccacagagctggcagagcccagagcccaAACCCAACTGGAAGACACCATCACGTCAATTAACAAGACCAATGTCAACGTCATCATCCTCTTTGCCTTTGACAAGgcagcccaggccctgctgAAGCACAGCATCAGGATGGGACTGAGCAAGAAAGTCTGGATTGGCACCGAAGCCTGGATGTTCTCCAGCACCACTGCCTCCATCCCAAACATTCAGAGCATTGGGACAGTCTTGGGCTTTATCATGAAAGCAGGCAGGGTCCCTGGCTTCCACAACTATGTAGCTGAGCTCTTCACCTCCGTGCAGCAGGAGGAGTTCTGCCAGGAGTCCAGAGAAGtggcccagctgctgggctcgGACACGCTGCAgatgcactgccagccctgcgaCCACGTCTCGCTGGACGACGTCTGGCCCACGCTGAGGCTCTCTCAAATCCAGCCAGTCCACCTGGCTGTCTACAGCGTGGCTCATGCCCTGCACAGGGCACTGGGCTGCACCCACCaagcctgccccacagcaccCATCAGATCCTGGCAG ctgctgcacttCATGAACACCCTCCCGTTCCAGGTGAACGGGCAGAGCTTCAGGTTTGATGAATCCCATGGCACAAACACGGGCTACAGGCTCATCTTCTGGTCCTGGGAGAACAGCAGCCTCACATACCTGCCTGTAGGGGAGTATGAGGGCTCCTTCTTGGACATCAACAGCTCCCTGATTCGCTTTCACACTGCAGATCAAAAG GAGCCTACATCAGAGTGCTTCAGGCAGTGCAAGCCAGGGCAATACAAGGAACTCAAAGGGTACCACCTCTGCTGCTACGActgcacagactgcccagagaacaCCTTCTGGAGCCGTGAAG agagccccagctgcagctcctgccaggcgcAGCAGTGGTCCCCGGCGGGCAGCACGCAGTGCCTGCAGCGCAGCGAGCACTACCTGCTGTGGAGCGAGCCCCTGGCCGTCGCCCTGCTCACCCTCACGGCCATCACCGCAGCCCTCACCTGCCTCACTGCACTGCTCTTCCTCAAGAACCTGCAGACGCCGCTGGTGAGAGCTTCTGGAGGCAAGCTGAGcctctttgccctgctggcgctggcgctgctgtgcctcagctgctgcctgtacGTGGGGAAGCCCAGCACGGCGCTCTGCATggcgcagcagctgctgcatgccCTGTGCCTCACTGCCTGCTTCTCCACCTTCTTTGTCAAGTCCCTCGAGATCACCCTGCTGACAGAGTTCCCTCGCTGTGCCCCCAGCCTCTTGCACTGGGTGACCCagagagcctggctcctggttGCCCTGTGCCTCCTCGCCCAGTGCTCCTTGTGCCTCTGCTACCTCCACCTGGGCCCCGACTCCCTGCTGGTCGATTACAAGtcgctgccccgggaggtgctgctggtgtgCCACACGCAGTCCTGGGGAGCCTTCACCCTGATGCATGGCTACAATGCCTGCCTGGCCCTCATCTGCTTCCTGGgcaccttcatggtgcagaCAGCTGGCAAGAAGTACAACGTTGCCAGGGGCATCACGTTCGCCATCCTCATCTACTTCATCACCTGCATCttctttgtggctttttttgcCACGCTGAAGACAGCCCTCAGGTCTGTCACTCAGATCTGCACCATTCTGACAACCATCCTGGGGATCCTGGGGACCTACTACATCCCCAAATGCTACATCATCTTGCTTAAGCCTGATCTGAACACAGAGGATTACTGCCAGTATCCCGTCAGAGTGGAGCCAGCAGAGGACTCAGCCAACAGACAATAA